Proteins encoded by one window of Chryseobacterium foetidum:
- a CDS encoding acyl-CoA dehydrogenase family protein — protein sequence MSYYPLTSIPDYFGIDAFLTDEHKLIRQSVRDWVESFVMPNIDQAAQNHTDLPNLMKELGKIGALGPYIPEEYGGSGLDQISYGLIMLELERGDSAVRSAASVQSSLVMFPINEFGSEEQKKKYLPKLASGEMIGSFGLTEPNHGSDPGSMETYFKDMGDHYLLNGAKMWITNSPLCDIAVIWAKNEEGKVQGLIVERGMEGFTTPETHNKWSLRASKTGELVFNDVKVPKENLLPNVTGLKGPLSCLNSARYGISWGVIGAAIDCYCTAVQYSKERKQFGKPVGSFQLQQKKLAEFLTEITKAQLLCLQLGNLKNDHKASPAQISMAKRNNVKMAIDIARESRQILGGMGIMGEFPMMRHAANLESVITYEGTHDVHLLITGLDITGFNAF from the coding sequence ATGTCATATTATCCGCTTACCAGCATACCAGATTATTTTGGAATTGATGCTTTCCTTACCGATGAACACAAGCTTATCAGACAATCCGTACGGGATTGGGTAGAAAGTTTCGTGATGCCAAATATCGATCAGGCAGCACAAAATCACACTGATTTACCAAATTTAATGAAAGAACTGGGGAAAATCGGGGCTTTGGGACCTTATATTCCTGAAGAGTACGGCGGTTCGGGTCTTGACCAGATTTCTTACGGATTGATTATGCTGGAACTGGAAAGAGGAGATTCTGCTGTGCGTTCTGCAGCTTCTGTTCAGAGTTCTCTGGTGATGTTTCCGATTAATGAATTCGGTTCTGAAGAACAAAAAAAGAAATATTTACCTAAACTTGCATCAGGTGAAATGATCGGTTCTTTCGGTCTTACTGAGCCTAATCATGGTTCAGATCCAGGCTCAATGGAAACCTATTTCAAAGATATGGGAGATCATTATCTTTTGAACGGCGCCAAAATGTGGATTACCAATTCACCACTTTGCGATATTGCCGTGATTTGGGCAAAAAATGAAGAAGGAAAAGTACAGGGATTAATCGTGGAAAGAGGAATGGAAGGCTTTACCACACCGGAAACGCATAACAAATGGAGTTTGAGAGCTTCAAAAACAGGTGAATTGGTTTTTAATGATGTGAAAGTTCCGAAAGAAAATTTATTACCCAACGTTACGGGATTAAAAGGACCCTTATCCTGTTTAAATTCTGCACGTTACGGAATTTCATGGGGCGTAATTGGTGCAGCAATTGATTGCTACTGTACTGCTGTTCAGTATTCTAAAGAAAGAAAACAGTTTGGTAAACCGGTTGGCTCATTTCAGTTGCAGCAGAAAAAGCTGGCTGAATTTTTAACGGAAATTACAAAGGCACAATTGCTTTGTCTACAGTTAGGAAATCTTAAAAATGACCATAAGGCAAGTCCGGCTCAGATTTCCATGGCAAAAAGAAATAATGTAAAAATGGCGATTGATATTGCCAGAGAATCAAGACAGATCCTTGGTGGAATGGGAATCATGGGCGAATTCCCGATGATGCGTCACGCTGCCAATTTAGAATCTGTAATCACTTACGAAGGAACACACGATGTTCATTTGCTGATTACGGGATTGGATATTACCGGCTTTAATGCATTTTAA
- a CDS encoding NUDIX hydrolase, which translates to MKTDHNKNIETLKELIDSKDFIPNLSVDCTIFGFHDGILKVLLLKYHDLDLYSLPGGFVFLDEDLRDAAARVLLERTHLKDIFLEQFHTFGRMSRTENNVHKTLIQNKGLDVTENHWILQRFITVAYCSLIDYSLANTFADAFNESCAWFEVDKLPQMAFDHDRIIRSGLEFLRDNIDTQVAASNLLPEKFTMKDLQSLYETILGETFRRNNFQRKILSMNMLERLEKLYDGSANKAPYLYKFIEKYHSKSKPYTFLEEDFI; encoded by the coding sequence ATGAAAACAGATCATAATAAAAACATTGAAACTTTAAAAGAACTTATCGACAGTAAAGATTTTATCCCAAACCTGTCGGTAGACTGTACTATTTTTGGTTTTCATGACGGTATCCTGAAGGTTTTGCTTTTAAAATACCACGATCTTGATCTGTATTCTCTTCCCGGAGGTTTTGTTTTTTTGGATGAAGATCTTCGCGATGCCGCTGCGAGAGTTTTGTTGGAAAGAACGCATCTTAAAGACATTTTTCTGGAACAGTTTCATACTTTTGGAAGGATGAGCCGTACCGAAAATAATGTTCATAAAACTTTAATTCAGAACAAAGGTCTTGATGTCACCGAAAACCATTGGATTTTACAGCGCTTTATCACCGTTGCATACTGCAGTTTGATCGATTATTCTCTTGCCAACACCTTCGCCGATGCTTTTAACGAATCCTGTGCATGGTTTGAGGTAGACAAGCTTCCGCAGATGGCATTTGATCATGACAGAATTATCAGATCCGGACTGGAATTTCTGAGGGATAACATCGATACCCAAGTAGCAGCTTCCAATTTGCTTCCGGAAAAATTTACAATGAAAGATTTGCAGAGTCTTTACGAAACAATTTTGGGCGAAACTTTCAGAAGAAACAATTTTCAGCGAAAAATTTTGAGCATGAATATGCTTGAAAGACTGGAAAAATTATACGATGGTTCAGCAAACAAAGCGCCTTACCTCTATAAATTTATAGAAAAATACCATTCAAAATCAAAGCCTTATACTTTTTTGGAGGAAGATTTTATTTAA
- a CDS encoding MFS transporter, with the protein MATNLRKITLPLKLTFLIFSMVLNCMGIIILQLSEENISYNKLGLLEAFKDLPIALISIFAVSFISKIGTKTSIISALMIVAVCSLILPFVQVFWFYKLWFAIIGACFALGKICVYNIIKHNIFDEKTLTKTMSSVEASFMIGIFVVNTGFGWLISSEYGEFWKFGFFGISLISFFTVYLFMKTEISETENKSTTLLPDFKGFGKPAFIAFFCLLFFIVFTEQSFNSWLPSYYKNHLGVDSFFALQATSFLAVFSYLGRIFTAQMIRKFDLSKYFYFCVCMVLLILLLIILIQFTDDDKSSVLMFIFPVIGFFLAPLYPVANSKMISSADKEKVNVLTSIIVIFSSLGSSASSALISVLFENEMLNYYAVFIFTAVTIVFIFGFSFFKFINQKY; encoded by the coding sequence ATGGCGACCAACCTCCGTAAAATAACACTTCCGCTGAAACTGACCTTCCTCATTTTCTCGATGGTTCTGAACTGTATGGGAATAATCATTCTTCAGCTTTCAGAAGAGAACATTTCATATAATAAACTGGGGCTGTTAGAGGCTTTCAAAGATCTTCCGATTGCCCTGATTTCTATTTTTGCGGTAAGTTTTATCAGTAAAATCGGGACTAAGACTTCAATTATCTCAGCACTGATGATTGTGGCGGTTTGCTCCTTAATTTTACCGTTTGTGCAGGTTTTTTGGTTTTATAAATTATGGTTTGCCATTATTGGGGCCTGTTTTGCGTTGGGTAAAATCTGCGTATACAATATTATTAAGCATAATATTTTTGACGAGAAAACTTTAACGAAAACCATGAGCAGCGTCGAAGCCTCATTTATGATTGGAATTTTTGTGGTTAACACCGGCTTCGGATGGCTTATTTCAAGCGAATATGGTGAATTCTGGAAATTTGGTTTTTTTGGAATTTCTCTTATCAGTTTTTTCACAGTTTATCTTTTTATGAAAACAGAAATTAGCGAAACAGAAAACAAAAGCACGACACTTCTCCCCGACTTCAAAGGTTTTGGCAAACCTGCGTTCATTGCTTTTTTTTGCTTGCTTTTTTTTATCGTCTTTACCGAACAGAGTTTCAATTCGTGGTTACCTTCCTATTATAAAAATCATTTGGGCGTCGATTCTTTTTTTGCACTACAGGCGACATCTTTTTTGGCAGTTTTCAGTTATCTGGGACGAATTTTTACTGCTCAGATGATCAGAAAATTTGATTTATCTAAATATTTCTATTTCTGCGTTTGTATGGTTTTGCTGATTTTACTTCTGATTATTTTAATTCAATTTACAGATGATGACAAATCTTCGGTTCTGATGTTTATTTTTCCGGTCATAGGATTTTTTCTGGCACCACTCTATCCCGTTGCCAATTCGAAAATGATTTCTTCTGCAGATAAAGAAAAAGTGAATGTGCTTACTTCCATTATCGTGATTTTTTCATCTTTGGGAAGTTCGGCAAGCTCTGCTTTGATTTCGGTTTTGTTTGAAAATGAAATGCTAAATTATTACGCAGTTTTTATTTTTACAGCGGTGACCATAGTTTTTATATTCGGATTTTCATTTTTTAAGTTCATTAATCAAAAGTATTAG
- a CDS encoding SusC/RagA family TonB-linked outer membrane protein yields MNVKISRSLGIIAAVYFTANFNAQTTPKDTVQKEQKIEEVVVIGYGSVKKSNLTSAVSTVKAETFDDRPIYNVGQALQGNAAGVNVIQSSGKPGAAIDVKIRGNNSISSSVNPLYVVDGIQTFDISGINPDDITDMTILKDATSAAIYGINGSSGVVIVTTKRGKANKPQLAFNAYWGMSKTVNNIDVLNLDQYKALMGEINPSYLTTINNPRYAGINTNWRDEVFRTGFDQNYNVNYSFGNEKVRAYTALGYQGIDGIIDPARFDRVSAKVNLDAKITNWLKLTGNFNYINTTLKNTNDNLGTSRGGVILSALNTPSFLPIYGSQLAVRETDTNGNYLDGYKDGQFALNPFQSSWENPVAYQSRKNETQTQRFMSNLGLEVNLLKNLVWKPTVSFDLIDVTNDQFTDGYQTSYGRQQKGIGGKYLSTYQDMNIENTLTYTIKSGVHDLALLGGNQIHEKRNSWNNFEGNNFPEGTTFFDYNTVIDNKRETLVKEHLRELSFFGRALYTYDNKYTIMGVFRYNGSSALAPGNKWGFFPGVSGAWTVSNEDFMADSKIFSELKIRGGWGQSGNASGIPPYSHYNLERISRLGPDGVWFSQQWDSSDLGWEKTTDANVGIDFGFLNNRIRLSADAYKRKTKDLIVPISFESAGIGNILKNIGSMENQGLEFALNTQNFKGENFNWNTNFNISFTKNKVLNLNYRPNIDVANIETVGANLVRFTPGQAISSFYGYQVSHVDSQTGDLVYKDNNGNGIFDPNDRTIIGNPNPDFSFGFSNNFSYKNFYLDVLVTGSYGGEIYNASRFDLEMMNDFKNQSAVVLNRWTTPGQITNTPRANSTSSQYVSDRFVEDGSFIKIKSATLGYNFLSPFKGVSKINLYVTGQNLVTWTDYTGFDPEVNAFNTTNGVSGVDYGTYPQVRTFIFGLKANF; encoded by the coding sequence ATGAATGTAAAAATATCAAGAAGTTTGGGAATCATTGCCGCAGTTTATTTCACGGCAAATTTCAATGCACAGACAACCCCAAAAGATACTGTTCAGAAAGAGCAGAAGATTGAGGAAGTTGTGGTGATTGGGTATGGTTCGGTAAAAAAATCAAACCTTACGAGCGCCGTTTCTACCGTAAAAGCCGAAACATTTGATGACAGACCGATCTACAATGTTGGGCAGGCCTTACAGGGAAATGCGGCCGGTGTGAATGTAATTCAGTCTTCCGGAAAGCCAGGTGCTGCAATTGATGTGAAAATCAGAGGAAATAATTCTATCTCGTCAAGTGTGAATCCGCTTTACGTAGTTGATGGAATTCAGACTTTTGACATCAGCGGAATCAATCCGGATGATATTACCGACATGACGATTCTGAAAGATGCAACTTCGGCAGCAATCTACGGGATCAACGGTTCTTCCGGAGTTGTGATTGTAACGACTAAAAGAGGTAAAGCCAACAAACCACAATTAGCATTTAATGCTTATTGGGGAATGTCTAAAACCGTGAACAATATTGATGTTTTAAATTTAGATCAGTATAAAGCGCTGATGGGAGAAATAAATCCTTCCTATCTTACAACGATTAATAATCCCCGATATGCGGGTATCAATACCAACTGGAGAGACGAAGTTTTCAGAACCGGTTTTGATCAGAATTACAATGTAAACTATTCTTTTGGTAACGAAAAAGTGAGAGCTTACACCGCATTAGGTTATCAGGGAATTGACGGAATTATTGATCCAGCGAGATTCGACAGAGTTTCAGCGAAGGTTAATTTAGATGCAAAAATTACCAATTGGCTGAAACTGACGGGTAATTTTAATTATATCAATACAACGCTTAAAAATACCAATGACAATTTAGGTACATCAAGAGGTGGGGTTATTTTAAGTGCTTTAAATACGCCTTCATTTTTACCGATTTACGGTAGTCAGCTTGCTGTAAGAGAAACGGATACCAATGGAAATTATCTGGATGGTTACAAAGACGGTCAGTTTGCGTTGAACCCATTCCAGTCTTCATGGGAAAACCCGGTAGCTTATCAATCAAGAAAAAATGAAACACAAACTCAGCGTTTCATGAGTAATTTAGGATTGGAAGTTAATTTACTCAAAAACTTAGTCTGGAAGCCAACTGTATCATTTGATTTAATTGATGTTACCAATGACCAGTTTACAGATGGTTATCAAACAAGTTACGGAAGACAGCAAAAAGGAATTGGTGGTAAATATTTATCGACTTACCAGGATATGAATATTGAAAATACATTAACGTATACAATAAAATCTGGTGTTCACGATTTGGCTTTGTTGGGAGGAAATCAGATTCATGAAAAAAGAAATTCATGGAATAATTTTGAAGGAAACAATTTTCCTGAAGGTACCACATTCTTTGATTATAATACAGTAATCGACAACAAAAGAGAAACGCTTGTAAAAGAACATTTGCGTGAGCTTTCATTCTTTGGAAGAGCATTATATACTTATGATAACAAATATACCATCATGGGAGTGTTCAGATACAACGGTAGTTCAGCATTGGCACCGGGAAATAAATGGGGATTCTTCCCGGGAGTTTCAGGAGCATGGACGGTTTCCAATGAAGATTTCATGGCAGACAGCAAAATTTTTTCAGAATTAAAAATACGAGGAGGATGGGGACAAAGTGGTAACGCATCTGGAATTCCGCCGTATTCTCATTATAATCTGGAAAGAATTTCACGTTTAGGTCCGGATGGTGTTTGGTTCAGCCAACAATGGGATAGTAGCGACCTGGGTTGGGAGAAGACGACAGATGCGAATGTCGGTATTGATTTTGGCTTTCTGAATAACAGAATTAGATTAAGTGCGGATGCTTACAAAAGAAAAACAAAAGATTTAATTGTTCCTATTTCATTTGAAAGTGCGGGTATCGGAAATATACTTAAGAATATTGGAAGCATGGAAAATCAGGGATTAGAATTTGCCCTGAACACACAGAATTTCAAAGGAGAAAACTTTAACTGGAACACCAACTTCAATATTTCATTCACGAAAAATAAGGTTTTAAATTTAAATTACAGACCGAATATCGATGTGGCAAATATCGAAACCGTAGGAGCCAACTTAGTTAGATTTACACCAGGTCAGGCAATTAGTTCATTTTATGGCTATCAGGTGAGTCATGTCGATTCGCAAACGGGTGATTTGGTATATAAAGACAATAATGGGAATGGAATTTTTGATCCCAACGACAGAACAATAATTGGAAATCCAAATCCTGATTTTAGTTTTGGTTTCAGTAATAATTTCTCTTATAAAAACTTTTATTTAGATGTTTTGGTGACAGGATCTTACGGAGGTGAAATTTACAATGCTTCAAGATTTGATCTTGAAATGATGAACGATTTTAAAAACCAGTCTGCAGTCGTTTTAAACAGATGGACTACCCCTGGGCAAATCACTAACACACCAAGGGCAAATTCTACCAGCTCACAATATGTTTCAGACAGATTTGTAGAAGACGGCTCATTTATTAAAATTAAAAGTGCTACACTTGGGTATAATTTCTTAAGTCCATTTAAAGGTGTGAGCAAGATAAATCTTTATGTTACCGGACAAAATCTGGTAACCTGGACAGATTACACTGGATTTGATCCGGAAGTAAATGCATTCAACACTACAAACGGAGTTTCTGGTGTAGATTACGGAACTTATCCTCAGGTAAGAACATTTATTTTCGGTCTTAAAGCTAATTTTTAA
- a CDS encoding RagB/SusD family nutrient uptake outer membrane protein, whose translation MKINKTIYYFLLGATLTVGTTSCSDYLDTEPLTDRAVPNNDTPYTKADEAEGLMTVIYTDLGNEYWQLDYFFNGDAQTDVAHAGSDNIQNFQIDEYRIIATNSNVNRDWNYLFRFINNCNKVLNYVDNIPDPALTNARRSEMKAEAAIMRAMYNFHGVQLWGDFPLVTKAVVGVNADNFDEVYSQVYPARKPVNEVYAQIISDLEGALASAPASSNKYRATRGLALSLLAKVYATKPNPDYAKVLDYTTQLMGQGYSLLPNYDHLFDGAHEANAESIFESNGNAGTIWAWGSSMFFGTDWKKFNTPSYDLVNTFNTENDLVRKNSSIWVSPTTVDWSDNFWPSSAFPFMNKMRITTGHQNFYVMRYADLLLIRAEALVRQGNFTDAATLVNQVRARANSGLTPVTIANTDDGINKILKERKLELAFEGHRWFDLKRTGKAIEILSQQKNAAGNLLPYVNNLNQNRLLWPIPQTQLDNNPNLTQNPGY comes from the coding sequence ATGAAAATCAACAAAACAATATATTATTTTTTGCTTGGAGCAACTTTAACAGTTGGAACAACTTCTTGCAGTGATTATTTAGATACAGAGCCACTTACAGACAGAGCAGTGCCAAATAATGATACGCCTTATACAAAGGCAGATGAAGCGGAAGGTTTGATGACGGTGATCTACACAGATTTGGGTAACGAATACTGGCAATTGGATTATTTTTTTAATGGTGATGCTCAAACCGATGTAGCTCATGCCGGAAGTGATAATATTCAGAATTTTCAAATTGATGAGTACAGAATTATCGCAACCAATTCAAACGTCAACAGAGACTGGAATTATTTGTTCAGATTTATCAACAATTGTAATAAAGTTCTGAATTATGTAGATAACATTCCAGATCCCGCACTAACAAATGCGCGTAGATCTGAAATGAAGGCTGAAGCTGCGATTATGAGAGCGATGTATAACTTTCATGGCGTACAACTATGGGGCGACTTCCCTTTGGTTACCAAAGCAGTAGTGGGGGTAAATGCAGATAATTTTGATGAAGTTTACAGTCAGGTATATCCTGCAAGAAAGCCAGTTAATGAGGTGTATGCTCAGATAATTTCAGATTTGGAGGGAGCTTTGGCGAGTGCACCTGCAAGTTCAAATAAATACAGAGCTACAAGAGGTTTAGCCTTATCTTTATTGGCAAAAGTGTACGCAACAAAACCAAATCCGGATTACGCAAAAGTCTTAGACTACACAACGCAGTTAATGGGACAAGGATATTCTTTGCTTCCAAATTACGACCATCTTTTTGACGGGGCTCATGAAGCTAATGCAGAATCCATTTTTGAATCCAATGGAAACGCAGGAACGATTTGGGCTTGGGGATCATCTATGTTTTTCGGCACAGACTGGAAAAAATTCAATACCCCTTCTTATGATTTGGTAAATACTTTTAATACAGAAAACGACTTGGTCAGAAAAAATTCAAGCATTTGGGTTTCTCCTACCACCGTTGACTGGTCAGATAACTTTTGGCCGAGTTCGGCATTTCCTTTTATGAATAAAATGAGAATCACTACAGGTCATCAGAATTTCTATGTGATGCGTTACGCAGATTTACTTTTGATAAGAGCTGAAGCATTAGTGCGTCAGGGAAATTTCACGGATGCTGCAACTTTGGTTAATCAGGTAAGAGCAAGAGCCAACTCAGGTTTAACACCGGTTACCATTGCAAATACCGACGATGGAATTAATAAAATTCTTAAAGAAAGAAAACTGGAACTTGCATTTGAAGGTCACCGTTGGTTTGATCTGAAACGGACAGGAAAAGCAATTGAAATCCTTTCACAACAGAAAAATGCTGCAGGAAATCTTCTACCGTATGTGAATAATTTAAATCAAAACAGATTATTATGGCCAATTCCACAAACACAGTTGGATAATAATCCCAATCTAACCCAAAACCCCGGTTACTAA
- a CDS encoding glycoside hydrolase family 30 protein has translation MLKKKSYSFFSKSTALLFSGVVLLSLGSCTSTVSTKNQVQSWLTKGDESVKLQQQLPLVIVNTSNNFQNIEIDDTQKFQYIDGFGFTLTGGSVEVINRLSPSKRKALLHELFGKDENSISISYLRLSIGASDLDGEVFSYDDLPQGQTDPTLSKFSLARDKDLIAMLKVILAINPKIKIIAAPWSPPVWMKDNGKSIGGSLKPEFYDTYAKYFVKYIQGMAKEGITIDAVTPQNEPLHPGNNPSLLMVSDQQRDFIKQSLGPIFKSNQIKTKIVVYDHNCNKPEYAINILNDPEANQYIDGSAFHLYDGDISALSTVYNAHPNKNLYFTEQWTGSKGTFDGDLNWHAKNVVIGSMRNWSKIALEWNLANDAEFKPHTQGGCTECKGAITVLDKDNFTRNVGYYIIAHASKFVPANSQRISSTQTDNLSTVAFKTPEGKTVLIVQNYSKKDENFNIKFKSKTAPVNIPASSVATYIF, from the coding sequence ATGTTAAAGAAAAAATCATATAGTTTCTTTTCAAAGAGTACTGCACTGCTTTTCAGCGGTGTGGTACTTTTATCTTTAGGCTCATGCACATCAACAGTTTCTACGAAAAATCAGGTTCAGTCGTGGCTTACAAAAGGCGATGAAAGCGTAAAATTACAGCAACAGCTACCCTTGGTTATTGTAAATACATCCAATAATTTTCAGAATATTGAAATTGATGACACTCAAAAGTTTCAATATATTGACGGTTTTGGGTTTACATTAACGGGCGGAAGTGTAGAAGTGATCAACCGTCTGTCTCCGTCTAAAAGAAAAGCTTTATTACATGAACTTTTCGGGAAAGATGAAAATTCTATTTCCATCAGTTATTTGAGATTAAGCATCGGCGCATCAGATCTGGATGGTGAAGTTTTTTCTTACGATGATTTGCCTCAGGGACAGACAGATCCTACTTTATCAAAATTCAGTCTGGCAAGAGACAAAGATTTAATTGCGATGTTAAAAGTAATTTTAGCCATCAATCCGAAAATCAAAATTATTGCTGCCCCGTGGTCACCTCCGGTTTGGATGAAAGACAACGGAAAATCAATTGGAGGAAGTTTAAAACCTGAATTTTATGATACGTATGCAAAATATTTTGTCAAGTACATTCAGGGAATGGCTAAAGAAGGAATTACAATCGATGCCGTAACTCCTCAAAACGAACCTTTGCATCCTGGAAATAATCCAAGTTTACTAATGGTTTCAGATCAGCAGAGGGATTTTATCAAGCAAAGTTTAGGACCAATTTTTAAATCCAATCAAATTAAAACTAAAATTGTCGTTTATGATCACAACTGCAACAAACCGGAATATGCCATCAATATTTTAAACGATCCTGAAGCCAATCAATACATTGACGGCTCGGCTTTTCATTTGTATGACGGCGATATTTCTGCTTTAAGCACTGTTTATAACGCTCATCCAAACAAAAATTTATACTTCACAGAACAATGGACAGGTTCAAAAGGAACATTTGATGGAGATCTGAACTGGCATGCAAAGAATGTAGTCATCGGTTCGATGAGAAACTGGAGTAAAATCGCCTTAGAATGGAATTTAGCCAACGATGCTGAATTCAAGCCTCATACTCAGGGCGGCTGCACCGAATGCAAAGGCGCAATTACGGTTTTAGATAAAGACAATTTCACAAGAAACGTTGGATATTATATTATTGCTCACGCCTCGAAATTTGTTCCTGCCAACTCTCAGAGAATTTCTTCCACTCAGACAGACAATTTATCAACGGTTGCCTTCAAAACGCCCGAAGGAAAAACGGTTTTGATTGTTCAGAATTACAGTAAGAAAGATGAAAATTTTAATATTAAATTTAAAAGTAAAACTGCTCCGGTAAATATTCCAGCAAGTTCGGTGGCTACTTATATTTTCTAA